One window from the genome of Dyadobacter sp. CECT 9275 encodes:
- a CDS encoding rod shape-determining protein — protein sequence MGLFDFLTSDIAIDLGTANTLIIHKDTVVVDEPSIIAMDKTTGKVLAIGHTAMQMHEKTNENIKTIRPLKDGVIADFTAAEMMIRGMIKMIDTGSRFFTPSHRMVVCIPSGITEVEKRAVKDSCEHAGAKEVYMVHEPIAAAIGIGIDITQPNGVMIVDIGGGTTEIAVIALSGIVCEQSVRIAGDVFTRDIVDYMRREHNLLIGERSAELIKMAIGSASPELEVPLEDYLIRGRDLMTGIPKEIRVTYSEIAYSLDKSISKIEEGVMKALEIAPPELSADIFKNGIYLTGGGALIHGLDRRIAQKTKLPVHIADDPLKAVVKGTGEVLKNLELYKPVLIS from the coding sequence ATGGGATTGTTTGATTTTTTGACAAGTGATATAGCAATAGATTTGGGTACGGCCAACACGCTTATCATTCACAAAGATACCGTTGTCGTTGATGAACCTTCCATTATTGCAATGGATAAAACCACCGGAAAGGTGCTGGCCATCGGTCATACGGCAATGCAGATGCATGAAAAAACAAACGAAAATATTAAGACCATCCGCCCGTTAAAAGATGGTGTGATTGCCGATTTCACAGCAGCAGAGATGATGATCAGGGGTATGATCAAGATGATCGATACAGGAAGCAGGTTTTTTACCCCTTCGCACCGCATGGTGGTATGTATTCCCTCGGGCATTACCGAAGTTGAAAAACGCGCTGTAAAAGATTCCTGTGAACACGCCGGCGCAAAAGAGGTGTACATGGTTCATGAGCCGATTGCCGCCGCAATAGGTATCGGGATTGATATTACCCAGCCGAATGGCGTTATGATCGTCGATATCGGCGGTGGTACTACTGAAATTGCCGTCATTGCTTTGTCGGGTATTGTTTGTGAACAATCCGTAAGAATCGCAGGTGATGTTTTCACCCGTGACATCGTGGATTACATGCGCCGCGAACATAATCTTCTGATCGGCGAGCGCTCTGCCGAGCTGATAAAAATGGCGATCGGATCCGCTTCTCCTGAGCTAGAAGTACCGTTGGAAGACTACCTGATCCGCGGACGTGACCTGATGACGGGTATTCCCAAGGAGATCAGGGTTACTTATAGTGAAATTGCCTACTCGCTGGATAAATCCATTTCCAAAATTGAGGAAGGGGTGATGAAAGCACTGGAAATTGCTCCGCCGGAACTTTCGGCAGATATCTTTAAAAATGGTATTTATCTGACAGGAGGAGGGGCTCTTATCCACGGGCTCGACCGCAGGATTGCACAGAAAACCAAACTCCCCGTCCACATCGCTGACGATCCTTTAAAGGCGGTTGTAAAAGGAACCGGAGAAGTTCTCAAAAATCTTGAGCTTTATAAGCCAGTTTTAATATCTTAG
- a CDS encoding GH3 auxin-responsive promoter family protein, protein MGIRALLSEPLAKYIVQKQREWIERSVEVQEEWRKRLVKQAGATQFGKDHFFRDIHSYADFRQAVPISDYEDIKGYIARIKQGEENILWPGKPLYFAKTSGTTSGTKYIPISKDSISNHIDSARNAILNYIAETKKAAFLDKKLIFLSGSPVLTETGGVLTGRLSGISNHHVPAYLRSNQLPSYETNCIEDWETKLEKIIDETLGQPMSLISGIPPWVQMYFDRIIERTGRQIKDVFPDFSLFIYGGVNFEPYRAKLFESIGKPVDSIELYPASEGFLAYQDSQYEEGMLLLLNTGIFYEFIPAENYYDENPVRLSIGEVEVGRNYAVIINSNAGLWGYSIGDTVRFVSTNPYRVIVSGRIKHFISAFGEHVIGEEIEKALQYAMTRHPEVEVTEFTVAPMVSPAEGLPYHEWLIEFAREPASPEQFAQDIDQKLTELNVYYDDLITGNILRRLIIKNLPKNAFINYMRSQGKLGGQNKVPRLSNDRKIADELSGLATS, encoded by the coding sequence ATGGGAATCAGAGCACTATTAAGCGAGCCATTGGCTAAGTACATCGTTCAAAAGCAAAGGGAATGGATTGAACGGAGTGTGGAAGTTCAGGAAGAATGGCGAAAAAGGCTGGTAAAACAAGCGGGGGCAACTCAGTTTGGAAAGGATCATTTTTTCAGGGACATCCATTCCTATGCCGATTTCAGACAGGCTGTGCCTATAAGCGATTATGAAGACATCAAAGGATATATAGCGCGTATCAAACAGGGAGAGGAAAATATACTCTGGCCAGGGAAACCTCTGTACTTTGCCAAAACATCCGGCACCACATCCGGCACCAAATACATTCCGATTTCGAAAGATTCCATATCCAATCATATCGACTCTGCGCGTAATGCGATACTTAACTATATAGCCGAAACGAAGAAAGCGGCTTTTCTGGACAAAAAGCTTATTTTTCTTTCCGGAAGTCCGGTTCTGACCGAGACAGGCGGAGTGCTCACAGGCAGGCTCTCTGGCATTTCAAACCACCATGTTCCGGCCTATCTGCGCTCCAATCAGCTTCCAAGTTACGAAACCAACTGCATTGAAGACTGGGAAACGAAACTTGAAAAAATCATTGACGAAACGCTGGGTCAGCCGATGTCACTCATCTCTGGGATACCTCCCTGGGTACAGATGTACTTCGACAGGATCATTGAACGGACAGGCAGACAGATCAAGGATGTATTTCCTGACTTCTCCCTGTTTATTTACGGAGGTGTGAATTTTGAACCTTACCGGGCCAAATTATTTGAGTCGATAGGCAAGCCTGTGGACTCCATTGAGCTATACCCTGCATCGGAGGGGTTTCTGGCTTACCAGGATTCTCAGTATGAAGAGGGGATGCTGCTGTTGCTTAACACAGGTATCTTTTACGAATTTATACCTGCCGAGAACTATTATGATGAAAACCCGGTGCGGTTGTCAATAGGGGAGGTAGAGGTTGGCCGGAATTATGCTGTGATCATCAACAGTAACGCCGGGCTCTGGGGATACTCGATCGGCGATACTGTCAGGTTTGTTTCCACAAATCCTTACCGCGTAATTGTCAGCGGGCGGATCAAGCATTTTATATCTGCATTCGGGGAGCATGTTATTGGCGAGGAAATAGAGAAAGCATTGCAATACGCGATGACCCGTCACCCGGAGGTGGAGGTTACTGAATTTACCGTGGCGCCCATGGTGTCTCCGGCGGAAGGCCTGCCGTACCATGAATGGCTGATCGAATTTGCAAGGGAACCGGCTAGTCCGGAGCAATTTGCCCAGGACATAGACCAGAAGCTGACGGAACTGAACGTATATTACGATGACCTTATTACCGGAAATATTCTTCGCCGTCTGATCATTAAGAATTTACCTAAGAATGCATTCATCAATTATATGCGGTCACAAGGGAAACTGGGCGGACAAAATAAAGTCCCGAGGCTTTCCAATGACCGGAAAATTGCGGATGAACTGTCGGGGCTAGCAACTTCCTGA
- a CDS encoding 1-deoxy-D-xylulose-5-phosphate reductoisomerase has protein sequence MNKKGIAILGSTGSIGTQALEVIRANSSSFSVEVLTARSNAELLIRQAIEFRPKEVVITTQSLYNQVAGALRNLPIKIYAGDEALGDVVQSGSVDMVLTAMVGYSGLLPTIKAIGAGKDIALANKETLVVAGELVTSLARENGVHIFPVDSEHSAIFQCLAGEADNRIEKIILTASGGPFRGKDRAFLAGVTRQQALRHPNWSMGAKITIDSATLMNKGLEVIEAKWLFDLEPSRIDVIVHPQSIIHSMVQFGDGSIKAQMGLPDMKLPIQYALGYPKRLQSDFPRFDFSNYPSLTFEKPDLETFRNLVLAYEALEKGGNAACVVNAANEIAVEAFLQEKIGFLEISDVIIDSVAKIKFIKKPSFQDYVETDQETRRFATNMIQVRI, from the coding sequence ATGAATAAAAAAGGGATTGCCATTCTGGGTTCAACCGGCTCAATCGGGACACAGGCGCTGGAGGTGATCAGAGCCAACAGTAGTTCTTTTTCAGTAGAAGTCTTAACCGCACGGAGCAACGCGGAGCTGCTTATCCGGCAGGCGATCGAATTCCGGCCAAAGGAAGTAGTAATTACTACCCAGAGCCTATATAATCAGGTTGCCGGGGCGTTGCGCAATCTTCCCATCAAAATATATGCAGGTGATGAAGCCCTGGGCGATGTGGTGCAGTCGGGCTCGGTGGATATGGTATTGACGGCTATGGTAGGTTATTCCGGCTTGCTGCCAACGATTAAAGCCATTGGGGCGGGAAAAGATATCGCGCTGGCCAATAAAGAAACCCTGGTAGTTGCGGGAGAGCTTGTTACCTCTCTGGCAAGGGAAAACGGGGTCCATATTTTTCCGGTTGATTCAGAACATTCAGCCATTTTTCAATGCCTGGCCGGAGAAGCAGATAACCGCATTGAAAAAATCATCCTGACAGCCTCGGGAGGACCTTTCAGAGGAAAGGACAGGGCGTTTTTGGCCGGTGTTACCAGGCAGCAGGCGCTCAGGCACCCGAACTGGAGCATGGGTGCCAAAATTACCATTGACTCGGCAACTTTAATGAATAAAGGCCTCGAGGTTATTGAAGCCAAATGGCTTTTTGATCTGGAACCTTCCCGGATCGATGTAATTGTGCATCCGCAAAGCATCATTCATTCCATGGTTCAGTTTGGCGACGGCAGCATTAAAGCACAGATGGGATTGCCGGACATGAAACTACCCATACAGTACGCCCTTGGCTATCCCAAAAGGCTTCAGTCCGATTTTCCGAGATTTGATTTCAGCAACTATCCCTCACTTACTTTTGAAAAACCTGACCTGGAAACTTTCCGAAATCTGGTTCTTGCTTACGAAGCATTGGAAAAGGGTGGAAATGCAGCCTGTGTTGTTAATGCAGCCAATGAAATAGCGGTAGAAGCGTTTTTACAGGAGAAAATAGGTTTTCTTGAAATATCTGATGTAATTATTGATAGTGTCGCCAAAATTAAGTTTATAAAAAAACCATCTTTTCAGGACTACGTTGAAACGGATCAGGAAACAAGGCGTTTTGCAACAAATATGATACAAGTCAGGATTTAG